A section of the Metabacillus endolithicus genome encodes:
- a CDS encoding DUF4247 domain-containing protein → MKKPLLFIFLSCILLLSACGSETQGSTEGSFFKDGIADFISTTYILQDVVSSQGQSGQISEIYSAENKSIDDVANELQEYEKPREVSEKKENKQVLIYQDTFVMLTNDEENPANTLVEVSTYDFVRNNYSPDFFDGLFLLWVLDEVLDVDDWGKKQSNKCYSNQDDCYRGYSSSGGSFKTGGTSTVRGGTSSVRGGGPGTGK, encoded by the coding sequence ATGAAAAAACCACTTCTTTTTATTTTTCTATCTTGTATTCTTCTTTTATCAGCTTGTGGAAGTGAAACACAAGGTTCCACTGAAGGATCATTTTTTAAGGATGGAATAGCGGATTTTATTAGCACTACATATATTTTACAAGATGTTGTCTCAAGTCAAGGACAATCCGGACAGATTTCTGAAATCTATAGCGCTGAAAATAAATCCATTGATGATGTAGCTAATGAATTACAAGAATATGAGAAACCTAGAGAAGTTAGTGAAAAAAAAGAAAACAAGCAAGTTCTAATCTATCAAGATACTTTTGTTATGTTAACAAATGACGAAGAAAACCCTGCGAATACATTGGTTGAAGTCTCTACTTATGACTTTGTTCGTAACAATTATAGTCCTGACTTTTTTGACGGATTATTTTTACTTTGGGTATTAGATGAAGTTCTTGATGTAGATGATTGGGGAAAGAAGCAAAGTAACAAATGTTATTCTAACCAGGATGATTGCTATAGGGGATATAGTTCTTCCGGTGGATCTTTCAAAACAGGAGGAACTTCAACGGTTAGAGGTGGAACCTCCTCTGTTCGCGGTGGGGGACCTGGTACTGGAAAATAA
- a CDS encoding DMT family transporter codes for MKNTIKKGMLLGFIGIICFSLTLPATSIAVPYFGATVVGLGRTVIAAILVSFIFFLKKEALPNKRQFLSLVIVAVGAVLAFPLLTTYAMKSLPVSHGAVELALLPLATAGFAMWRGGERPSKRFWISSITGAITVLIYAGYLGLGQLQTGDLALIVAILLLGLSYAEGGKLSNELGSWQVIAWAILIGAPFFMLPVGFSLSSHMLQAPIEAWISLFYLGVVSQFLAYVAWYGGMSLGGIARVGQIQYLQPFLMIGFSALFLGESITWLTVVLAIVVVTCVMIGKKSPVIKKESHHKNSVIKR; via the coding sequence GTGAAGAATACCATTAAAAAAGGAATGCTACTTGGCTTTATTGGGATCATTTGTTTTAGTCTAACATTACCAGCAACAAGTATTGCTGTCCCTTATTTTGGTGCGACAGTTGTTGGGTTAGGTAGGACAGTTATTGCAGCAATACTTGTAAGTTTCATTTTTTTCTTAAAAAAGGAAGCACTACCTAATAAAAGACAATTTCTAAGTTTAGTTATTGTGGCTGTAGGTGCTGTACTTGCCTTTCCACTATTAACAACATATGCAATGAAATCATTGCCTGTATCTCATGGTGCAGTTGAACTGGCTTTACTACCACTTGCAACAGCTGGTTTTGCCATGTGGCGCGGAGGTGAGCGACCTTCGAAACGCTTTTGGATTTCAAGTATTACGGGTGCTATAACAGTGCTTATTTATGCTGGATATTTAGGTTTAGGTCAATTACAAACTGGAGATCTTGCTCTAATTGTAGCAATCTTATTACTTGGATTAAGTTATGCAGAAGGCGGAAAACTATCAAATGAGCTTGGTAGTTGGCAAGTTATTGCTTGGGCTATATTAATTGGTGCCCCGTTTTTTATGCTTCCTGTTGGCTTCAGTCTTTCATCACATATGTTACAAGCGCCTATAGAAGCTTGGATCAGTTTGTTCTATTTAGGTGTTGTAAGTCAATTTTTAGCTTATGTTGCATGGTATGGTGGGATGTCTTTAGGAGGTATTGCAAGAGTAGGACAAATACAATACTTACAGCCTTTTTTAATGATTGGGTTTTCTGCATTATTTTTAGGAGAATCGATTACATGGCTCACGGTTGTTTTAGCAATTGTTGTTGTGACATGCGTAATGATTGGAAAAAAATCACCGGTAATAAAGAAGGAGTCACACCATAAAAATAGTGTAATAAAAAGGTGA
- a CDS encoding HAD family hydrolase, translating to MLFDLDDTLLDRDKAVDKMFLIILDRCYEDVKQSVRIQMLQSFKKHDKKNYGNFDKVKVIESFFMEFPPKHRLPRDYMQDFWENNFPLCFSINQNTLNIINVIKQHVKVAIITNGSTQRQKAKMIHTNLYSCFDTVLISEEVVFSKPDKRIFELALNKLNIQAEEALFVGDDIEKDIGGCQSVNIRGIWFNRYGHKNDTDIQPYAEINSFDRLLNYIKFS from the coding sequence ATGTTATTTGATTTAGATGATACATTACTTGATAGAGATAAGGCAGTAGATAAAATGTTTTTGATTATATTGGATAGGTGTTATGAAGATGTTAAACAATCAGTTAGGATCCAAATGTTGCAAAGCTTCAAGAAACATGACAAGAAAAACTATGGAAACTTTGATAAAGTAAAAGTAATAGAATCATTTTTCATGGAATTTCCCCCTAAACATAGATTGCCAAGGGATTATATGCAAGATTTTTGGGAAAACAATTTCCCTCTTTGTTTTTCTATAAACCAGAATACTTTAAACATCATAAATGTGATAAAACAGCATGTTAAAGTGGCAATTATAACAAACGGATCTACTCAGAGACAAAAAGCTAAAATGATTCATACTAATTTGTATAGTTGTTTCGATACAGTACTAATCTCTGAAGAAGTTGTATTTAGTAAACCTGACAAACGCATATTTGAATTAGCCTTAAATAAGCTTAATATCCAGGCAGAAGAGGCATTATTTGTTGGGGACGACATCGAAAAAGATATTGGTGGTTGTCAAAGTGTCAATATAAGGGGAATATGGTTTAATCGATATGGACATAAGAATGATACCGATATTCAACCATATGCTGAGATCAATTCTTTTGATAGATTGCTGAATTATATAAAATTTAGCTAG
- a CDS encoding alpha/beta hydrolase, which produces MALRFAAMGYHAFVLRYSTFMGGTFGFPDFQKEMEVNENCMHPTPMREIGKAILTIREHAEEWLVDVDKIAICGFSAGAHNCAMYSVYWDKPIIHEYFNGKPEMFKPAATILGYTLSDYLFMRSIPKSPIDQQLFEVSNLAFTGSKEPDEETLKEVSPVLHVSESTPPMFLWATSEDTLVPAQHTLRMAHALADKKIPYEVHIYEKGPHGLSLSAQATARQKVKFIKTLQDGL; this is translated from the coding sequence GTGGCACTAAGGTTTGCAGCCATGGGATATCATGCGTTTGTTCTCCGTTATTCAACTTTTATGGGAGGAACGTTTGGTTTTCCAGATTTTCAAAAAGAAATGGAAGTGAATGAAAACTGCATGCATCCTACACCTATGAGGGAAATAGGTAAAGCGATACTTACGATAAGGGAGCATGCAGAGGAATGGCTAGTAGATGTAGATAAAATCGCAATCTGCGGATTTTCAGCGGGTGCTCATAATTGTGCCATGTATTCCGTGTACTGGGATAAGCCTATCATCCATGAATATTTCAACGGAAAACCAGAGATGTTCAAACCAGCAGCTACCATTCTTGGGTATACGTTAAGTGATTATCTTTTCATGCGTTCAATTCCAAAAAGCCCAATAGATCAACAGCTTTTTGAAGTATCAAATCTGGCTTTTACAGGAAGTAAAGAACCTGATGAGGAAACACTTAAAGAAGTAAGCCCAGTGCTGCATGTATCAGAGAGCACACCACCTATGTTCCTTTGGGCTACATCCGAGGACACTTTAGTTCCAGCTCAACATACATTAAGAATGGCTCATGCACTTGCTGATAAAAAGATTCCATATGAAGTTCACATTTATGAAAAAGGTCCTCATGGCTTAAGTCTATCAGCTCAAGCTACAGCCAGGCAAAAAGTCAAATTTATCAAGACGCTGCAAGATGGATTGTAG
- a CDS encoding DUF4190 domain-containing protein, giving the protein MMERKSKTNSHSVISLSVGILSILLPFLGLVLGVIGIVIARKALKEIEKTGDSGRGLATSGLIFSSVGFIIQFFGVFGIIAFYSVSNVG; this is encoded by the coding sequence ATGATGGAAAGAAAATCGAAAACAAATAGTCATTCTGTAATTTCCTTGTCCGTAGGTATTCTTTCCATACTTTTACCATTCCTTGGCTTAGTTTTGGGGGTTATAGGAATTGTAATAGCAAGAAAGGCTCTAAAAGAAATAGAAAAAACAGGTGACAGCGGAAGAGGATTAGCAACTTCGGGTTTAATCTTTAGTTCAGTTGGATTTATTATTCAATTTTTTGGCGTGTTTGGGATTATTGCTTTTTACTCTGTATCTAACGTAGGTTAA
- a CDS encoding PspA/IM30 family protein produces the protein MFRLFKRVKTVVDSELNSLLDKAEDPVKMLDQFMREMESDIREAETAIAKQIANEKMLQKKYEDAKKMVQKRDEQAIQAIEAGNDDLARRALEDKKIHQQTLDTLKESYERAKLDSDSLRKKLDEMKAEYNEMKLKKDSLKARAESAKTRTKINRTLSGIGNDESKRGFERMEEKVLQYEAEAETSEDLRSSNRSLDDEFAALEKNDVDDELAALKKKLGKE, from the coding sequence ATGTTTCGATTATTTAAAAGGGTAAAAACGGTAGTAGATTCTGAATTGAATTCATTATTGGATAAAGCTGAAGATCCTGTTAAGATGCTCGATCAATTCATGAGAGAGATGGAATCAGATATACGCGAAGCAGAAACAGCGATTGCTAAACAAATCGCGAACGAAAAAATGTTGCAAAAAAAATATGAAGATGCTAAAAAGATGGTCCAAAAACGTGATGAGCAAGCGATTCAAGCAATCGAAGCGGGTAACGATGATCTTGCTAGGCGTGCACTAGAAGACAAGAAAATTCACCAGCAAACGCTAGACACTTTAAAAGAATCGTATGAACGTGCTAAGCTTGATTCAGATTCATTAAGGAAAAAATTAGACGAAATGAAAGCCGAATATAACGAAATGAAACTGAAAAAAGATTCACTAAAAGCTCGTGCTGAATCTGCTAAAACAAGAACAAAAATAAACCGTACTCTTTCTGGTATTGGAAATGATGAATCAAAACGCGGTTTTGAGCGAATGGAAGAAAAAGTCCTTCAATATGAAGCAGAAGCAGAAACAAGTGAAGATTTAAGATCTTCTAATCGAAGTCTTGATGATGAGTTCGCAGCACTTGAAAAAAATGATGTTGATGATGAGCTAGCTGCTTTGAAGAAGAAGCTTGGAAAAGAATAA
- a CDS encoding polyamine aminopropyltransferase, protein MKKSKAIYWASGIVSVCGIIFEVLFGAAGSYLLGDGVKQYTLTISLFLTGMGIGASISEKVTKNLILSFVWIEYSIGILGGLSTFLLFGVSAFLSPGMDAFFLYSITLIVGALTGVELPILIRKANEIGVTLQKSTARVLFSDYAGGLIGGLLFVYLLRPEFGLVKTAFLVALINVVIALWILHYFKREIPSFKRHFSAGILILLLLVGGIFFGEETAFTFEQKLYRDPIIYTEQTDYQQIILTKEQGDLRLFLDGQLQFSSSDEYRYHETLVHPVVATASTKENVLILGGGDGLALRELQKYDEIKSMTLVDLDPRVVELAKTNRDVVNLNEQSFEDERVQVISEDAFQFLKNNHHTFYDVILIDLPDPNNESLNKLYTLEFYQLVRNRLAPGGSIMIQATSPTFATEVYWSINKTVQAANLHTENLHVDVPSFGDWGFVLAKREEVNLNETSITVETNFLTNEVLKGLTSFGKDIDQDILDQNGNQIQLETNTLTRPTIIEKYEKAWRSY, encoded by the coding sequence ATGAAAAAAAGCAAAGCGATCTATTGGGCATCAGGCATTGTATCTGTATGTGGAATTATTTTTGAAGTATTATTTGGTGCAGCTGGCTCTTATTTACTTGGTGATGGTGTGAAACAATACACCCTCACCATTTCTCTTTTTCTAACAGGTATGGGGATCGGTGCTTCAATAAGTGAGAAGGTAACAAAGAATTTAATTTTATCATTTGTTTGGATTGAATATTCAATTGGAATTCTAGGTGGTCTTTCAACCTTTTTGCTGTTCGGTGTTTCAGCCTTTCTAAGTCCAGGGATGGATGCATTCTTTCTTTATTCCATCACGCTAATCGTTGGGGCATTAACAGGAGTCGAGCTGCCAATTTTGATTAGAAAGGCAAATGAAATTGGTGTAACTCTGCAAAAAAGTACTGCTAGAGTTTTATTTTCTGATTACGCAGGTGGATTAATTGGTGGTTTGCTTTTTGTGTACTTACTTCGTCCTGAATTTGGACTAGTAAAAACAGCATTTCTGGTGGCGCTTATTAATGTTGTCATTGCCCTGTGGATCTTACATTACTTTAAACGAGAAATTCCGTCGTTTAAGCGTCATTTTTCAGCAGGAATACTTATTTTACTTTTGCTTGTAGGTGGCATATTCTTTGGTGAAGAAACAGCTTTTACTTTTGAACAAAAGCTTTATAGAGATCCGATCATTTATACAGAACAGACAGATTATCAGCAAATCATTTTAACGAAGGAACAAGGAGATTTGCGATTATTTTTAGATGGACAACTTCAATTTAGTTCTAGTGATGAATATCGTTATCACGAAACACTTGTTCACCCAGTAGTAGCAACAGCATCTACTAAAGAAAATGTGCTGATCCTTGGTGGTGGCGATGGTTTAGCTCTAAGAGAATTACAAAAGTATGATGAAATCAAGTCGATGACTTTAGTTGACCTTGATCCGAGAGTTGTAGAACTAGCAAAAACCAATCGTGATGTGGTAAACCTAAATGAACAATCATTCGAAGATGAACGTGTACAGGTTATAAGCGAAGATGCCTTTCAATTTCTAAAAAACAATCATCATACTTTTTATGATGTTATTTTAATAGACTTACCAGATCCAAATAATGAATCATTAAACAAACTATATACACTTGAATTTTATCAATTAGTTCGTAATCGCTTAGCACCAGGAGGATCCATCATGATCCAAGCCACAAGTCCTACTTTCGCAACAGAAGTTTATTGGTCAATCAACAAAACCGTACAGGCTGCAAATCTTCATACAGAAAATCTCCACGTCGATGTTCCAAGCTTCGGTGATTGGGGCTTTGTTTTAGCCAAAAGAGAAGAAGTCAATCTAAACGAAACAAGCATAACAGTTGAAACCAATTTTCTAACAAATGAAGTCTTAAAAGGACTAACTTCCTTTGGCAAAGATATTGATCAGGATATCTTAGATCAAAACGGAAATCAAATCCAACTTGAAACCAATACCCTAACTAGACCAACCATTATCGAAAAATATGAAAAGGCTTGGAGAAGTTATTAG
- a CDS encoding DUF350 domain-containing protein: protein MGPFILTAVYFIIAIAIVLIGLLIFELMTKKYKDWDEILNGNHAVSLSIGGKIVGICIVLAFSIYHSASVVDTIIWGAYGILLQLIAYLLFELFTRNFSVEEQLKKGNISVGIVSMCVSIGLAFVIGASIT from the coding sequence ATGGGGCCTTTTATTTTAACGGCTGTGTATTTTATTATTGCAATTGCAATTGTACTTATTGGCTTACTTATATTTGAATTGATGACAAAGAAATATAAAGATTGGGATGAAATTTTAAATGGTAACCACGCCGTTTCCCTTTCAATTGGTGGGAAAATCGTGGGTATTTGTATTGTTTTAGCCTTCTCCATTTATCATAGCGCAAGTGTTGTCGATACAATTATTTGGGGGGCATATGGAATTCTTCTTCAATTAATTGCTTACCTATTATTCGAGCTTTTCACGAGAAATTTTTCTGTTGAAGAACAACTTAAAAAAGGCAATATTTCGGTAGGAATCGTTAGTATGTGTGTATCAATTGGATTAGCATTTGTCATTGGAGCGTCAATTACATAA
- a CDS encoding NAD(P)H-dependent oxidoreductase: protein MYASIILAHPSQDSFNNAIAQTVLECLQKENFIIYFHDLYKEGFDPVLKSEEIPKDSLQSKIVENYCSELALSDFIFIIHPNWWGQPPAILKGWIDKVLRPGIAYEFQEGDNGEGVPTGLLKAKYGIVFNTSNTPESREMNIFGDPLEKLWKDCIFNFCGVSNFHRKMFGIVVKSTPKQREDWLEEVKETVNKIMIEK from the coding sequence ATGTATGCTTCAATAATTTTGGCTCATCCAAGTCAAGACAGTTTTAATAATGCTATTGCACAAACAGTTTTAGAATGTTTACAGAAGGAAAACTTTATTATATACTTTCATGATTTGTATAAGGAGGGATTTGATCCAGTCTTAAAATCAGAAGAAATCCCAAAAGATTCGCTTCAAAGTAAAATAGTAGAGAACTATTGTTCAGAACTTGCTTTGTCTGACTTTATTTTTATTATCCATCCCAATTGGTGGGGGCAACCCCCAGCTATATTAAAAGGATGGATAGATAAGGTACTTAGACCTGGTATAGCATATGAATTTCAAGAAGGGGATAATGGTGAAGGAGTTCCAACGGGTTTATTAAAAGCTAAGTATGGTATTGTTTTTAATACATCAAATACGCCTGAGTCAAGAGAAATGAATATTTTTGGGGATCCATTAGAAAAACTTTGGAAAGACTGCATTTTTAATTTTTGTGGTGTAAGCAACTTCCATCGAAAAATGTTTGGAATTGTTGTAAAAAGCACACCAAAGCAAAGAGAAGATTGGTTAGAAGAAGTAAAGGAAACTGTGAATAAAATAATGATAGAAAAGTAA
- a CDS encoding PLP-dependent aminotransferase family protein translates to MTTKYSGILEWVKQQIEDEKLKTGDKLPSIRLLAEQFQCSKNTVVKALLQLEKQHIVYAKPKSGYYVVDHFQVPITDDNDIDFLSAGPDKRIMPYEDFQHCMNQAIDHYKEQLFTYSEQQGLLSLRKELTKYLQHLQVFTKPDRLVITSGAQQALHILSVMPFPNGKKNVVIEQPTYFGMIDSLRLNQITTLEIELTMEGIDFEKLEKLFRTNDIKFFYIIPRCHNPLGHHYTNEEKKKIVALAEKYDVYIVEDDYLAELDTDSKADPLFAYEPNGRVIYVKSFSKVFLPGLRIATVVLPEKMISSFIHYKFSSDFNTSPLSQGALEIYLKNGMFQYHLESIKKLYIKKLKILIEACSLYLPNYVQFTKPKSGFYLTIFLPSHFDIDKMIYQLQEKHIYIDNASRMYLIKDKQQPAIRLSISQVNEHKIHLGIQQLATYIIEKHEKKTNNPFSFKSYH, encoded by the coding sequence ATGACAACAAAATATAGTGGCATTTTAGAATGGGTGAAACAACAAATTGAGGATGAGAAGTTAAAAACAGGAGATAAATTACCATCGATTCGGCTGCTCGCTGAACAATTTCAATGTAGTAAAAATACGGTTGTAAAGGCATTACTTCAATTGGAAAAACAGCATATTGTTTATGCAAAACCCAAAAGTGGCTATTACGTTGTTGATCATTTTCAAGTTCCTATTACAGATGATAATGATATTGATTTTTTATCTGCAGGTCCAGATAAACGTATCATGCCTTATGAAGACTTTCAGCATTGCATGAATCAAGCAATTGACCATTATAAAGAGCAATTATTTACTTACAGTGAGCAACAAGGACTTCTTTCTTTACGGAAGGAGCTTACGAAGTATTTACAGCACTTACAAGTATTCACCAAACCAGATCGACTTGTTATTACTTCTGGAGCACAACAAGCTCTTCATATACTGTCTGTCATGCCATTTCCAAATGGAAAAAAGAATGTAGTAATTGAGCAGCCTACCTACTTCGGTATGATTGATTCCTTACGGTTAAATCAGATCACAACGTTGGAAATTGAATTAACAATGGAGGGTATTGATTTTGAAAAACTTGAGAAGTTATTTCGAACCAATGATATTAAATTCTTTTACATCATACCAAGATGCCACAACCCACTAGGACATCATTACACAAATGAAGAAAAGAAAAAAATCGTTGCTCTTGCAGAAAAATACGATGTATATATTGTGGAAGATGATTACTTAGCAGAGTTGGATACGGATTCAAAAGCAGACCCTTTATTTGCATACGAACCCAATGGAAGAGTGATTTATGTTAAGAGTTTTTCGAAAGTATTTCTACCGGGCCTACGTATCGCTACTGTTGTACTACCTGAAAAAATGATTTCATCCTTCATTCACTATAAATTTAGCAGTGATTTCAATACCTCACCACTTTCACAAGGAGCATTAGAAATCTATTTAAAGAACGGAATGTTTCAATATCATTTAGAAAGCATAAAAAAATTGTACATAAAGAAATTGAAAATCTTGATAGAAGCTTGTTCATTGTATTTACCAAACTATGTACAATTTACAAAGCCTAAAAGTGGTTTTTATCTTACCATCTTTTTGCCTTCTCATTTCGATATTGATAAAATGATTTACCAATTACAAGAAAAACATATTTATATAGACAACGCATCTAGAATGTACCTAATTAAAGACAAACAGCAACCAGCCATTCGACTGAGCATTTCACAAGTAAATGAACATAAAATACATCTCGGTATTCAACAATTGGCAACTTATATCATTGAAAAGCATGAAAAAAAGACAAACAATCCATTCTCGTTTAAATCCTATCATTAG
- a CDS encoding DUF2691 family protein codes for MERGISFEIPNKYGSLLGEILKPFDSTKFIWRSGGEESYLLKGDELGELLFKDELNWMEGIHFKELIEDNNYYLIFADLKAYPKINQGDDIKTYEDFLKSDCQFVLLVVDSTYVTIYCKDFESLKSLYENAKNKGFDNLQCITINNDTRANLTVW; via the coding sequence TTGGAACGAGGAATCAGCTTTGAAATTCCAAACAAATATGGAAGTTTACTCGGAGAGATTTTAAAGCCTTTTGATTCAACTAAGTTCATCTGGCGAAGCGGGGGCGAGGAGTCATATCTTCTGAAAGGTGATGAGTTAGGGGAACTACTTTTTAAAGATGAGTTAAATTGGATGGAAGGTATACACTTTAAAGAACTTATAGAAGATAACAACTATTACCTGATTTTTGCGGATTTAAAAGCTTATCCAAAAATTAATCAAGGTGATGATATTAAAACCTATGAGGATTTTTTGAAAAGCGATTGTCAATTTGTATTATTAGTTGTTGATTCTACTTATGTCACAATCTACTGTAAAGACTTTGAAAGCCTAAAAAGCCTTTATGAAAATGCAAAGAATAAAGGTTTTGATAATCTCCAATGCATTACTATCAATAATGATACGAGAGCAAATTTAACAGTATGGTAA
- a CDS encoding GNAT family N-acetyltransferase, with translation MTIKIKKCTLDDIRTLQEISYETFNETFKHQNSPENMKNYLEKAFNLKQLEKELSNSSSQFFIVYVKNDVAGYLKVNTNDAQSQAMGNQSLEIERIYIKNNFQKHGLGKYLLNKAIEMARDRNKQKIWLGVWENNENAIAFYKKMGFVHTGTKSFYMADEEQKDFIMTKTLIE, from the coding sequence ATGACTATAAAAATTAAAAAATGTACGCTTGATGATATACGCACTCTCCAAGAAATTAGTTATGAAACATTTAATGAGACTTTTAAGCATCAGAATTCACCCGAAAATATGAAAAATTATTTAGAAAAGGCATTTAATTTAAAACAACTAGAAAAAGAGTTATCGAATAGCTCTTCGCAATTTTTTATTGTTTATGTAAAAAATGATGTTGCTGGATATTTAAAAGTCAATACCAATGATGCTCAGTCTCAAGCAATGGGAAATCAATCACTTGAAATTGAGAGGATTTATATAAAGAACAATTTCCAGAAACACGGGCTTGGTAAATACTTGCTAAATAAAGCTATTGAAATGGCAAGAGATCGTAATAAACAGAAAATCTGGCTAGGTGTATGGGAAAACAATGAAAATGCTATAGCCTTTTATAAGAAAATGGGGTTTGTTCATACGGGAACCAAATCTTTTTATATGGCAGATGAAGAACAAAAAGACTTTATAATGACCAAAACACTCATAGAGTAA
- a CDS encoding DUF4178 domain-containing protein yields the protein MSFFSKLFGKSQTNNKSVEERNMFNLQTDDIVTYDLEDYKIVGKISYDDHGFKWHAYQLEGVSKTIWLSVEMDDELYLGIYEKVKLNLQEPIPKKLEYEGITYHLDESGSARVTGIGRNQNINGMVCQYYDYCDEEEEKFLSVEKWGSEIEVSTGYEIEQYELKIIASK from the coding sequence ATGAGTTTCTTTAGTAAATTATTTGGTAAGAGTCAAACAAACAATAAGTCTGTTGAAGAACGAAATATGTTTAACCTGCAAACAGATGATATTGTCACATATGATCTCGAGGATTACAAAATAGTCGGTAAAATAAGCTATGATGATCATGGATTTAAGTGGCATGCCTATCAACTTGAGGGAGTTTCAAAAACCATTTGGTTAAGTGTTGAAATGGATGATGAGCTTTATTTGGGAATTTACGAGAAAGTAAAGCTTAATCTTCAAGAACCAATTCCAAAAAAACTGGAATATGAAGGAATTACCTATCATTTGGATGAATCTGGAAGCGCCAGAGTAACAGGTATCGGGCGTAATCAAAACATAAATGGTATGGTTTGTCAATATTATGACTATTGTGATGAAGAGGAAGAGAAATTTCTGTCTGTTGAAAAATGGGGCAGTGAAATTGAAGTAAGCACTGGATATGAAATTGAACAATATGAATTAAAAATCATAGCAAGTAAATAG
- a CDS encoding LLM class flavin-dependent oxidoreductase, with the protein MKLSVLDQSVISVGQTARIALQHTIELAKITEELGYTRFWVAEHHNSNGIVGTSPEILMSQIAANTERIRVGSGGVLLPQYSPYKVAENFKMLETLYPNRMDVGIGRSPGGSPTTRLALTDGIRKSMNEFPRQVADLQEYLFDTNPGSKLFHNVKAYPSIQTVPEMWLLGVTHRGARLAGEMGTSFTFGHFIHPANGLHAMETYRKSFQPSKTQPSPKANVCIFVVCSDTQEKAEEIALSQDLWLLAVERGLDTRIPSPKQKKLSPRDKEKIIENRKRMIVGTPQKVKEELLKLSDFYQTDEFMIIHNTFQFEDKVRTYHLLAEAFL; encoded by the coding sequence ATGAAGCTCAGTGTTCTTGATCAATCAGTTATAAGTGTAGGCCAAACTGCTAGAATTGCCCTTCAACATACGATTGAATTGGCAAAAATAACAGAGGAATTAGGATATACCCGGTTTTGGGTAGCTGAACATCATAACTCAAATGGAATCGTTGGAACATCTCCAGAAATACTTATGTCACAAATTGCTGCTAATACAGAAAGAATTCGTGTCGGCTCAGGCGGTGTACTGCTTCCACAATATAGTCCATATAAAGTTGCAGAAAACTTTAAAATGTTAGAAACGTTATATCCAAATCGAATGGATGTTGGAATAGGTCGGTCACCAGGTGGCTCACCAACCACTCGTTTAGCCTTAACAGATGGGATAAGGAAAAGTATGAATGAGTTTCCAAGACAGGTTGCAGATCTTCAAGAGTATTTATTTGACACGAACCCAGGTTCTAAACTCTTTCACAATGTCAAAGCCTATCCGAGTATCCAAACAGTTCCTGAAATGTGGTTATTAGGTGTAACACATCGTGGTGCTAGATTAGCAGGGGAAATGGGGACATCCTTTACATTTGGCCATTTCATACATCCCGCAAACGGCTTACATGCTATGGAAACTTATAGAAAAAGCTTTCAACCATCAAAAACACAACCAAGTCCGAAAGCGAATGTATGTATTTTTGTTGTATGTTCTGATACCCAAGAAAAAGCAGAAGAAATCGCCTTAAGTCAGGATTTATGGCTTTTAGCAGTAGAAAGAGGACTAGATACAAGAATTCCATCACCAAAACAAAAGAAGCTTTCACCTAGAGATAAAGAAAAGATCATTGAAAACAGGAAAAGGATGATTGTGGGTACACCACAGAAGGTAAAAGAGGAACTACTGAAACTAAGCGATTTCTATCAAACAGATGAATTTATGATTATTCATAATACATTTCAATTTGAGGATAAAGTACGTACATATCACTTATTGGCTGAGGCGTTTCTTTAG